Below is a window of Rodentibacter sp. JRC1 DNA.
CTTTGCCATTATTTATTGATCCATTTCCAAATGTGATAAGCGATAAATCCTGTGATTGGAGGCAATGCGGAAAGCAAAAATGCACCGTAAGTCGTGCCACCTCCGATTTGTTGTCCGGCTAAAGTCAGTAAATTGACAATTTCATCGCTTGGCGTAGTAAAAATCCAAACACCAATCACGATTAATACGATAAAGCAGGCGATACCGGCGGCACGCATTGCTTGAAATTTGGCATCTTTCATCTTTATTCCTTAAATTGTAGGGAGTTCTGTCATTGGCCAACGTGGTTTTACTTCAATTGCTAGCCCTGAATGTTGACCTTGTTTTAAACGTAAAAAACCGGTGTAAGCAATCATTGCGCCGTTATCAGTGCAAAATTGCGGCGGCGGATAAAAAACTTCGCCACCTAAATTTTGCATCATTTGGGCTAAGGTTTCGCGTAATTTTTTATTTGCGCTTACTCCGCCTGCAATTACTAAACGCTTATAACCGGTTTCTTTTAAAGCGCGTTTACATTTGATTGCAAGAGTGTCGATCACCGCATCTTGGAAAGCATAAGCAATATCGGATTTGGTTTGTTCGGCTAATTTGCCTTCTGCTTTGATGGCTTGATTCACCGTGTTGGCGGCAAAGGTTTTTAAACCCGAAAAACTGAAATCAAGCCCCGGTCTATCCGTCATTGGTCGTGGAAAAGTAAAACGATTCGGTGAACCTTTTTCGGCAAGACGAGAGAGTGCCGCACCGCCCGGATAATCTAATCCGAGTAGCTTTGCCGTTTTATCAAAGGCTTCACCGGCGGCATCATCAATCGATTCTCCGATCACTTCATATTTTCCCACGGCATCTACACGTACCAATTGAGTATGTCCGCCGGATACCAATAGAGCAATAAAAGGAAAGTGCGGTCGATTTTCTGCAAGCATTGGGGCAAGTAAATGCCCTTCCATATGGTGAATACCGATTGCAGGCACATTCCATGCGTAAGCAAGAGAACGTGCAATAGTGGAGCCAACCAATAATGCGCCGACAAGCCCGGGGCCGCTGGTGTAAGCTACACCGTCAATATCTTTGGCGGTAAGGTTCGCTTCTTTCAGTGCCGCCTGAATTAATGGTGCGGTTTTGCGAATATGATCGCGTGAAGCAAGCTCCGGAACAACGCCACCGTAATCCGCGTGCAGTGCAATTTGAGTATAAAGCTGGTTCGCAACCAAGCCTTTTTCTTCATCATAAATTGCCACGCCCGTTTCATCGCACGAGGTTTCAATTCCTAAGATTTTCATTGATTTTCTCAATTTAGTTTCTAAAATGAGGCGCAATTTTACCTTGTTTACTTGGTTTTAACCAGTTGAAACCACAAATATCGGGGCTAATTACGCATTCTATTCTTTACTTTTACCCTAAAAGTAGATTAGAATTGCGACCTTTGTTGGATTTGCCATTTTTATTGGCAGAAATAAAAATTTTAAATTGCAATTAAATTAAACTCATTGAGGTGATTGGCTTATGCCTGTAATTAAAGTACGTGAAAACGAATCATTTGACGTAGCTTTACGTCGTTTCAAACGCTCTTGCGAAAAAGCCGGTATTTTGGCAGAAGTTCGCGCTCGTGAATTCTATGAAAAACCAACTACAATCCGTAAACGTGAAAATGCAACGCTTGCGAAACGTCACGCTAAACGTAACGCTCGTGAAAATGCGCGTAATACCCGTTTATATTAATTTGTAGTATTTTTTAACTCGAGTTTACACAAACCGTGGTTCCTTTGGTATCACGGTTTTGTTGCTTTGAAATTCACATCAAAATAACCGCACTTTCACCGTCATATTTAGGAGGCAAAGGCAATGAAAGGCTTAATTCCACGCCCGTTTATTGATGATTTGCTGACAAAATCCAATATTATTGATGTGATCAATTCACGTGTGAAACTCAAAAAGGCCGGGCGGGATTATCAAGCTTGTTGCCCTTTTCACCACGAAAAAACACCTTCTTTCACGGTGAGTGAAAAAAAACAGTTTTATCATTGTTTCGGTTGCGGTGCACACGGTAATGCCATTTCTTTTTTAATGGATTATGACAAACTTGAATTTGTTGAGGCGATTGAAGAGCTTGCTGCAATGGTAGGATTGGAAGTGCCTTATGAAAAACGAGAGAATAGTAGTGGAAAACCACAAGCCAGTTATCAAACAAAGCGTAATTTGTATGAGCTAATGCAAGCAATCGCTTCGTTCTATCAAACTCAGTTGCCTTTGAATGTACCGGCACAAAGCTATGTCCAACAACGGGGGCTTTCACCGGAAATTATTGCACGTTTTCAAATCGGTTTCGTACCAAATGCGATGGATACGATATTACGCAAGTTTGGTGTAAACCGTGAAGAACAGCAAAAATTGTTTGATCTCGGTATGCTTTCGCGCAACGAACGTGGAAATATTTACGATAAATTCCGTCATCGGATTATGTTTCCCATTCGGGATAAACGTGGACGCACAGTGGCATTCGGCGGACGTGTATTGGGCGATGAAAAACCGAAATATTTAAATTCACCGGAAACCGTTACTTATCACAAAGGGAAAGAACTTTACGGCTTATACGAAGCCTTGCAAGCAAACGATGAACCGGCAAAATTGCTTGTGGTTGAAGGGTATATGGACGTGGTTGCATTGGCGCAATTCGGTGTGGATTATGCCGTCGCATCACTCGGTACTTCAACGACTTCGGAGCAAATTCAACTTCTTTTCCGTTCTACCGAGCAAGTGATTTGCTGCTACGATGGGGATCGTGCAGGGCGTGATGCAGCATGGCGTGCTTTGGAAAATGCTTTACCTTATTTGGAAGACGGTCGGCAAATTAAATTTATTTTCTTGCCTGATGGAGAAGATCCCGATACCTATATTCGTCAATATGGAAAAGAAAAATTTGAAGAATATATTGAAAGTGCGCAGTCACTGTCTGAATTTCTTTTTGCGCATTTAAATCCTCAAGTGGATTTTTCCACAAAAGAGGGGCGGGGTAAATTAGTTGCCCTTGCAGCCCCCTTAATTCAACAAATTCCGGGTAATGCTTTGCGTTTGTCATTGCGTAATATTTTAGCGCAAAAATTGGGGATTTTTGATGAATCGCAGTTAGAAAGTCTCATCCCAAAACAAGCCGGGAATAAAGTATCTCCACGTGCTGATTCGCAGCCAAAAATGAAGCAAACACCGATGCGGGTGGTGATTTCTTTACTCTTGCAAAACACGCACTTGGTGAATCGTATTACAGAAGCCGGGCTTACGGCGTTGCGGGCAGAGGCAGGCTATGATTTATTGGAAAAATTGACCGCACTTTGTCGTGAGCGCGAAGGCATTACCACCGGACAAATTTTAGAATATTTTCGTGATACGGAATATCGTCGCCCCCTTGAAATTCTTGCAACTTGGGAGCATTTACTGGACGACACCGAAATTATCAATGCCTTTTCACAAAATTATCGCCGATTGAATATTCAAGCCATTGAGCGCGATATTGAAATGCTCATTGCTAAAGAACGATCCGCAGGATTAACAGAACAGGAAAGACAAGTACTTGTTATGCTGATTACCAGCAAAGAGGAACAGAAAAAACAGTTAGTTAATCCATAGTAACAATGATAGAATTTCTCGCTCAAGCGAAAAATGTATCCTCACAAATTAACGCGACACGGGTATAAAAATGGAACAAAATCAACAATCTACCGCTGAACAATATTCAGAGCAAATAGAACAACTGATGGAATTAGGACG
It encodes the following:
- the tsaD gene encoding tRNA (adenosine(37)-N6)-threonylcarbamoyltransferase complex transferase subunit TsaD → MKILGIETSCDETGVAIYDEEKGLVANQLYTQIALHADYGGVVPELASRDHIRKTAPLIQAALKEANLTAKDIDGVAYTSGPGLVGALLVGSTIARSLAYAWNVPAIGIHHMEGHLLAPMLAENRPHFPFIALLVSGGHTQLVRVDAVGKYEVIGESIDDAAGEAFDKTAKLLGLDYPGGAALSRLAEKGSPNRFTFPRPMTDRPGLDFSFSGLKTFAANTVNQAIKAEGKLAEQTKSDIAYAFQDAVIDTLAIKCKRALKETGYKRLVIAGGVSANKKLRETLAQMMQNLGGEVFYPPPQFCTDNGAMIAYTGFLRLKQGQHSGLAIEVKPRWPMTELPTI
- the rpsU gene encoding 30S ribosomal protein S21, encoding MPVIKVRENESFDVALRRFKRSCEKAGILAEVRAREFYEKPTTIRKRENATLAKRHAKRNARENARNTRLY
- the dnaG gene encoding DNA primase, with the protein product MKGLIPRPFIDDLLTKSNIIDVINSRVKLKKAGRDYQACCPFHHEKTPSFTVSEKKQFYHCFGCGAHGNAISFLMDYDKLEFVEAIEELAAMVGLEVPYEKRENSSGKPQASYQTKRNLYELMQAIASFYQTQLPLNVPAQSYVQQRGLSPEIIARFQIGFVPNAMDTILRKFGVNREEQQKLFDLGMLSRNERGNIYDKFRHRIMFPIRDKRGRTVAFGGRVLGDEKPKYLNSPETVTYHKGKELYGLYEALQANDEPAKLLVVEGYMDVVALAQFGVDYAVASLGTSTTSEQIQLLFRSTEQVICCYDGDRAGRDAAWRALENALPYLEDGRQIKFIFLPDGEDPDTYIRQYGKEKFEEYIESAQSLSEFLFAHLNPQVDFSTKEGRGKLVALAAPLIQQIPGNALRLSLRNILAQKLGIFDESQLESLIPKQAGNKVSPRADSQPKMKQTPMRVVISLLLQNTHLVNRITEAGLTALRAEAGYDLLEKLTALCREREGITTGQILEYFRDTEYRRPLEILATWEHLLDDTEIINAFSQNYRRLNIQAIERDIEMLIAKERSAGLTEQERQVLVMLITSKEEQKKQLVNP